One Curtobacterium sp. BH-2-1-1 genomic region harbors:
- a CDS encoding ATP-binding cassette domain-containing protein produces MAIIEASGLTKTYRSKSGPVHALAGLDLVVPQGTVKALLGPNGAGKTTTVKVLTTLITPDSGTATIDGIDVIADPQATRRSIGVSGQYAAVDENLTGFENLEMIGRLYHLGRRTARERARELIDVFDLAEAGDRPVKGFSGGMRRRIDLAGALVMNPRVLFLDEPTTGLDPRSRLALWGIIEGLVAEGTTVLLTTQYLEEADQLADDIAVIDGGTVIAEGTSDHLKAQVGGHRVVVTLVDQADADAATTVLRRYGVGEVEASGDGRTHAIAVEAGPSALQRVLADLGDAGIELHDAGMRRPTLDDVFLRLTGHAATDDDAVDPAATKQKEAAR; encoded by the coding sequence ATGGCCATCATCGAAGCCTCCGGGCTGACCAAGACGTACCGATCGAAGTCCGGTCCCGTGCACGCACTGGCCGGGCTCGACCTGGTGGTGCCGCAGGGCACCGTCAAGGCGCTGCTCGGGCCGAACGGTGCCGGCAAGACCACCACGGTGAAGGTGCTGACCACGCTCATCACGCCGGACAGCGGCACGGCGACGATCGACGGCATCGACGTCATCGCCGACCCGCAGGCCACCCGGCGGTCCATCGGGGTCTCCGGCCAGTACGCCGCGGTCGACGAGAACCTGACCGGGTTCGAGAACCTCGAGATGATCGGGCGGCTCTACCACCTCGGTCGTCGCACGGCGCGGGAACGGGCGCGCGAGCTCATCGACGTCTTCGACCTGGCCGAAGCAGGGGACCGCCCCGTGAAGGGCTTCTCCGGCGGCATGCGGCGGCGGATCGACCTCGCCGGCGCGCTCGTGATGAACCCCCGCGTGCTGTTCCTCGACGAGCCGACCACCGGGCTCGACCCGCGCAGCCGGCTCGCGCTCTGGGGCATCATCGAGGGGCTCGTGGCCGAGGGCACGACGGTGCTCCTCACCACGCAGTACCTCGAAGAAGCCGACCAGTTGGCCGACGACATCGCGGTGATCGACGGTGGGACCGTCATTGCCGAGGGCACCTCCGACCACCTCAAGGCCCAGGTCGGCGGCCACCGGGTCGTCGTCACGCTGGTCGACCAGGCCGATGCGGACGCCGCCACGACCGTCCTCCGTCGCTACGGCGTCGGCGAGGTCGAGGCCTCCGGCGACGGCCGGACCCACGCCATCGCGGTCGAGGCCGGACCCTCGGCACTCCAGCGGGTGCTCGCCGACCTCGGTGACGCCGGCATCGAGCTGCACGACGCCGGCATGCGACGCCCCACCCTCGACGACGTGTTCCTCCGGCTCACCGGCCACGCGGCGACGGACGACGATGCGGTCGACCCGGCTGCCACGAAGCAGAAGGAGGCGGCACGATGA
- a CDS encoding long-chain-fatty-acid--CoA ligase — translation MSIDTPRPWLASYAPGVPHDIDEPTGSLYDIVEGSARRFPKKVALEFFKRTTTYAELEEQILRAANGLRKLGVTAGDRVAIVLPNCPQHIVAFYAVLRLGAVVVEHNPLYTPRELRHQFEDHGAKVAIAWDKSVATLQDFPSDVKLDAIVSVDLTRAMPRGTRIALSLPVAKARESRAKLTTKVRGTTPWDDLVSNRKLSKRHPRPATDDVALIQYTSGTTGVPKGAVLSHGNLIANAAQARAWVPQIQPGDGSVVYAVLPMFHAYGLTLCLTFAMSMASRLVLFPTFDPALVLAAMKKHPPTFLPAVPPIYARLQHAADSAKVSLEGIEIGISGAMALSKEVVEPWEARTGGYLVEGYGLSECSPVLLANPVSPARRLGSIGLPLSSTEARVADPDDPTKVLGTDEPGELQVRGPQVFRGYWGKAEATDEVFTPDGWFRTGDIVAIDADGYVRIVDRLKELIITGGFNVSPTEVEDALLKHPSVREVAVVGITQGGNEQVVAAVVPKDPATFDADALRAWSREHLAAYKVPRRVVVVEDLPRSMIGKVLRRKVRDQILGE, via the coding sequence GTGAGCATCGACACGCCTCGTCCCTGGCTTGCCTCGTACGCCCCGGGGGTCCCGCACGACATCGACGAGCCGACCGGCTCCTTGTACGACATCGTGGAGGGGTCCGCCAGGCGCTTCCCGAAGAAGGTCGCACTCGAGTTCTTCAAGCGGACGACGACGTACGCCGAGCTCGAGGAACAGATCCTCCGGGCGGCGAACGGCCTCCGCAAGCTCGGGGTGACCGCCGGCGACCGGGTGGCGATCGTGCTGCCGAACTGCCCGCAGCACATCGTGGCCTTCTACGCCGTGCTCCGCCTCGGCGCCGTGGTCGTCGAGCACAACCCGCTGTACACGCCTCGCGAGCTCCGCCATCAGTTCGAGGACCACGGCGCGAAGGTCGCGATCGCGTGGGACAAGTCGGTGGCGACGCTGCAGGACTTCCCCTCGGACGTGAAGCTCGACGCGATCGTCTCGGTCGACCTCACCCGCGCGATGCCGCGCGGGACCCGGATCGCGCTGTCGCTGCCGGTCGCGAAGGCCCGCGAGTCCCGGGCGAAGCTGACCACCAAGGTGCGCGGCACGACGCCGTGGGACGACCTCGTGTCGAACCGGAAGCTGTCGAAGCGCCACCCCCGACCCGCCACCGACGACGTCGCCCTGATCCAGTACACGTCCGGCACGACGGGCGTGCCGAAGGGTGCGGTGCTGTCGCACGGCAACCTCATCGCGAACGCCGCACAGGCCCGGGCGTGGGTCCCGCAGATCCAGCCCGGTGACGGCAGCGTGGTCTACGCGGTCCTGCCGATGTTCCACGCCTACGGCCTGACGCTCTGCCTGACCTTCGCGATGAGCATGGCCTCGCGGCTCGTGCTGTTCCCGACGTTCGACCCGGCACTCGTGCTCGCCGCGATGAAGAAGCACCCGCCGACGTTCCTGCCGGCCGTGCCCCCGATCTACGCGCGGCTGCAGCACGCGGCGGACTCCGCGAAGGTCTCGCTCGAGGGGATCGAGATCGGCATCTCCGGGGCGATGGCGCTCTCGAAGGAGGTCGTCGAGCCGTGGGAGGCCCGCACCGGCGGCTACCTCGTCGAGGGCTACGGCCTGTCCGAGTGCTCCCCCGTCCTGCTCGCGAACCCGGTGTCCCCGGCCCGGCGCCTCGGGTCGATCGGCCTGCCGCTGTCCTCGACCGAGGCGCGGGTGGCCGACCCGGACGACCCGACGAAGGTCCTCGGGACCGACGAGCCGGGCGAGCTCCAGGTCCGCGGGCCCCAGGTGTTCCGCGGGTACTGGGGCAAGGCCGAGGCCACCGACGAGGTCTTCACGCCGGACGGCTGGTTCCGGACCGGTGACATCGTGGCGATCGACGCCGACGGCTACGTCCGGATCGTCGACCGCCTCAAGGAGCTCATCATCACCGGCGGGTTCAACGTCTCCCCGACCGAGGTCGAGGACGCCCTGCTCAAGCACCCGAGCGTGCGCGAGGTCGCGGTCGTCGGGATCACCCAGGGCGGCAACGAGCAGGTCGTCGCGGCCGTCGTGCCGAAGGACCCCGCGACGTTCGACGCCGATGCCCTGCGGGCGTGGTCGCGCGAGCACCTCGCCGCGTACAAGGTGCCCCGCCGGGTGGTCGTGGTCGAGGACCTGCCGCGCTCGATGATCGGCAAGGTGCTGCGGCGGAAGGTGCGCGACCAGATCCTCGGCGAGTAG
- a CDS encoding ATP-binding protein: MPTATMSRPALRVVGGVCGGFATHTGLPVGAVRLATAVLAVCGGAGVLLYAWLWATTPSQGPATPTSLRAVLTRPAAEAEAAPDEHARRAPVVEILLGIALLTAGGAMVASRLGADVPLAFIVPAIVVATGAALAWRQLDALRNVRAAGSSALVVRALGALVLVVLGILLFFTSSTHPNVWTVLTAATAVLLGVAVVVAPWVVRLVRDLAEERAARVRDVERAEIAAHLHDSVLQTLALIQQRAEPGSDAARLARAQERELRSWLFAEQAEPTADLGAQLRATAVEIETEYPAQVEVIAIGPARADLPEGIVAAAREAMLNAARHAGGTVRVYAETAHDRVEVTIGDRGPGFDPAAVPEGRYGVRESIVGRMQRIGGTATIAPGPGRTGTEVRLVLPLTAPDRPTEEHP, from the coding sequence ATGCCGACCGCCACGATGTCCCGCCCGGCCCTCCGGGTCGTCGGTGGCGTGTGCGGCGGGTTCGCTACCCACACCGGGCTGCCCGTCGGCGCGGTGCGGCTCGCGACCGCGGTGCTGGCGGTGTGCGGCGGGGCCGGTGTCCTGCTCTACGCCTGGCTCTGGGCGACGACGCCGAGCCAGGGTCCGGCGACGCCGACGTCCCTGCGGGCGGTGCTGACCCGTCCCGCAGCGGAGGCCGAGGCCGCGCCGGACGAGCACGCGCGCCGGGCGCCGGTCGTGGAGATCCTGCTCGGCATCGCCCTGCTGACGGCGGGCGGCGCGATGGTCGCCTCACGCCTGGGCGCCGACGTCCCGCTCGCGTTCATCGTGCCGGCGATCGTCGTCGCCACCGGAGCGGCACTCGCGTGGCGGCAACTCGACGCCCTCCGGAACGTCCGCGCCGCGGGGTCCTCCGCCCTCGTCGTCCGGGCCCTCGGCGCGCTCGTGCTCGTCGTGCTCGGCATCCTGCTGTTCTTCACCTCGAGCACGCACCCGAACGTCTGGACGGTCCTCACCGCCGCGACCGCGGTGCTGCTCGGCGTCGCCGTCGTGGTCGCGCCCTGGGTGGTCCGGCTCGTCCGCGACCTCGCCGAGGAGCGCGCCGCCCGTGTGCGGGACGTCGAGCGGGCCGAGATCGCGGCGCACCTGCACGACTCCGTCCTGCAGACCCTGGCGCTCATCCAGCAGCGGGCCGAGCCGGGCTCCGACGCCGCACGGCTCGCGCGGGCCCAGGAACGCGAACTCCGGTCGTGGCTGTTCGCCGAACAGGCCGAGCCGACCGCCGACCTCGGGGCCCAGCTCCGGGCGACCGCGGTCGAGATCGAGACCGAGTACCCGGCGCAGGTCGAGGTGATCGCGATCGGTCCGGCGCGCGCCGACCTGCCCGAGGGCATCGTCGCGGCCGCCCGCGAGGCGATGCTCAACGCCGCTCGGCACGCCGGCGGGACCGTCCGGGTGTACGCCGAGACCGCCCACGACCGCGTGGAGGTCACCATCGGCGACCGCGGGCCGGGCTTCGACCCCGCGGCCGTCCCGGAGGGCCGCTACGGCGTCCGCGAGTCGATCGTCGGCCGGATGCAGCGCATCGGTGGCACCGCGACGATCGCGCCGGGGCCGGGACGCACCGGCACCGAGGTCCGTCTGGTCCTCCCCCTGACCGCCCCCGACCGGCCGACCGAGGAGCACCCGTGA
- a CDS encoding PspC domain-containing protein — protein MTQQDTGGPASATRFFDWIRGIHVTRSDDRWLAGVCGAVAERTGLDPLVVRGVAIVVALLGGPVFLAYAAGWALLPDSSGRIHVERMVRGVLDPALIAIGVLVVLTFVPAVQGIWWQGVPVAWGMPGWLSATLGTAWTIALVGCAVWLVVVLARRGSQPAAGEPAAAGEPAEPGMRRDFWTSADDPAPTPWAATGETTAGGPDHVAPGGSAAGASSASWQWDTTSAADRHRQHTERMRAERQRQAERRAERAERLPGAGYVAVSLGLALVVGAGVAVWAQQTDLPVPVLGIAAAVAVLAVATVVAGVRGRESGGLGLFSTIGVVALVVTGVLPTGTQVTVVGGTTWRVDDVRPGTERNYAMVVGGPTLDLRGLDEADGGGTVNLWLGAGGAEVQLPTDAPVRVRVSGIGYGVELRPDDDADDSLGGALGTTTVENRAARSADAAETTTVHVWLIGGGVDVPRAVTVDQ, from the coding sequence ATGACACAACAGGACACCGGCGGCCCCGCGTCGGCGACACGGTTCTTCGACTGGATCCGGGGCATCCACGTCACCCGGTCCGACGACCGCTGGCTCGCCGGCGTGTGCGGCGCCGTCGCCGAGCGCACCGGGCTCGACCCCCTGGTGGTGCGGGGCGTCGCGATCGTCGTGGCGCTCCTCGGCGGCCCGGTGTTCCTCGCCTACGCGGCGGGGTGGGCGCTGCTGCCGGACTCGTCCGGGCGCATCCACGTCGAGCGGATGGTCCGCGGGGTGCTCGACCCGGCGCTCATCGCCATCGGCGTCCTCGTGGTGCTGACCTTCGTCCCCGCCGTCCAGGGCATCTGGTGGCAGGGTGTCCCGGTGGCGTGGGGGATGCCGGGCTGGCTCTCGGCCACGCTCGGGACCGCGTGGACGATCGCCCTCGTGGGGTGCGCGGTGTGGCTCGTGGTGGTCCTGGCGCGCCGGGGCTCGCAGCCGGCAGCCGGCGAGCCGGCTGCGGCCGGTGAGCCGGCGGAGCCGGGCATGCGCCGCGACTTCTGGACGAGTGCCGACGACCCCGCGCCGACGCCGTGGGCGGCGACGGGCGAGACGACGGCGGGTGGACCCGACCACGTCGCTCCCGGTGGGTCCGCGGCGGGGGCGAGCAGCGCCTCCTGGCAGTGGGACACGACCTCCGCGGCGGACCGACACCGTCAGCACACCGAGCGGATGCGCGCGGAACGGCAGCGGCAGGCGGAACGGCGCGCGGAGCGAGCCGAACGGCTCCCCGGTGCCGGGTACGTCGCCGTGAGCCTGGGCCTCGCCCTCGTCGTCGGAGCCGGCGTCGCGGTGTGGGCGCAGCAGACCGACCTGCCCGTGCCGGTGCTCGGGATCGCGGCCGCGGTCGCCGTGCTGGCCGTGGCGACCGTCGTGGCCGGCGTGCGCGGACGGGAGAGCGGTGGTCTCGGGCTGTTCTCGACCATCGGGGTCGTCGCGCTCGTCGTGACGGGGGTGCTGCCGACCGGCACGCAGGTCACGGTCGTCGGCGGGACCACCTGGCGGGTGGACGACGTGCGGCCGGGCACCGAGCGGAACTACGCGATGGTGGTCGGTGGGCCGACGCTGGACCTCCGCGGGCTCGACGAGGCCGACGGCGGCGGGACGGTGAACCTCTGGCTGGGAGCCGGGGGAGCCGAGGTCCAGCTGCCGACCGACGCTCCCGTCCGGGTCCGGGTGAGCGGCATCGGGTACGGCGTCGAGCTCCGTCCGGACGACGACGCGGACGACAGCCTCGGTGGCGCGCTCGGCACGACGACCGTCGAGAACCGGGCAGCGCGATCGGCGGACGCCGCCGAGACCACGACCGTGCACGTGTGGCTCATCGGCGGTGGCGTCGACGTGCCGCGCGCCGTGACCGTCGACCAGTGA
- a CDS encoding EamA family transporter: protein MTGGADASRASRPVGGLAAVLVAAAVWGTTGTATHFAPGVPAFVFGAVTFGLGGIVLALGAGRGTLRAVADPASRRWALLGAASLVVYAVAFYAALADAGVALGTTVAIGSSPVFAGLVEWVADGRRVTRRWVVATLVSVVGMVVVTLARSSEHAGASGGSDRGGSLVLGLGLGSALLAGLTYALYSWAVARGMRAVSVPVALPGGVSVADRAALLARASLPGRASLPGRASPLARASLPGERGLVGAVFGLAAVPLVVLAVVGGQASLGVAANWPVFLYLALVPTVLGHSLYAVGLRSVSASVATLLSLFEPVVAAVLAVLVVGEHLGAGGWVGIGLVVVGLAVLAVPERARA, encoded by the coding sequence GTGACGGGCGGGGCGGACGCGAGCCGCGCCTCCAGGCCCGTCGGTGGACTCGCGGCGGTCCTCGTCGCCGCGGCCGTGTGGGGGACCACCGGCACCGCGACGCACTTCGCGCCCGGGGTCCCCGCGTTCGTGTTCGGGGCCGTGACGTTCGGCCTCGGCGGGATCGTCCTCGCCCTCGGCGCCGGTCGCGGCACGCTCCGCGCGGTCGCCGACCCGGCGAGCCGTCGCTGGGCGCTGCTCGGCGCGGCGTCGCTCGTCGTCTACGCGGTCGCGTTCTACGCGGCCCTCGCCGACGCGGGCGTCGCGCTGGGCACGACGGTGGCCATCGGGTCGTCGCCCGTGTTCGCGGGGCTCGTCGAGTGGGTGGCGGACGGGAGGCGCGTCACGCGCAGGTGGGTCGTCGCCACCCTGGTGAGCGTGGTCGGGATGGTCGTCGTGACGCTCGCGCGGTCCTCCGAGCATGCGGGCGCGTCGGGTGGTTCCGATCGGGGCGGGTCGCTCGTGCTCGGGCTCGGGCTCGGGAGTGCGCTGCTCGCCGGTCTGACGTACGCGCTGTACTCGTGGGCGGTCGCGCGGGGCATGCGTGCGGTGTCCGTTCCCGTCGCGCTGCCCGGCGGTGTGTCCGTGGCGGATCGTGCCGCGCTGCTGGCTCGCGCGTCGCTGCCGGGTCGCGCGTCGCTGCCGGGTCGCGCTTCCCCGCTGGCTCGCGCGTCCCTGCCGGGTGAGCGTGGACTCGTCGGTGCGGTGTTCGGGCTCGCGGCGGTCCCGCTCGTGGTGCTCGCCGTCGTGGGCGGGCAGGCATCGCTAGGGGTCGCGGCGAACTGGCCGGTGTTCCTGTACCTGGCGCTCGTGCCGACGGTGCTCGGGCACTCGCTGTACGCCGTCGGGCTGCGGTCCGTGAGCGCCTCGGTGGCGACGCTGCTGTCGTTGTTCGAGCCCGTCGTGGCCGCGGTGCTCGCCGTGCTCGTGGTGGGGGAGCACCTCGGTGCCGGCGGCTGGGTCGGCATCGGGCTGGTGGTCGTCGGGCTGGCAGTCCTGGCCGTGCCGGAGCGGGCGCGCGCCTAG
- a CDS encoding ABC transporter permease: protein MTATTPATALGRQLPVVVTSPAAVWFEDGWTVTKRNLIKIKRSPDMLVFAVLQPIMFVLLFSQVYGGAIQVQGTDYTQFLMAGIFAQTVVFGATFSGSAMAQDLKEGLIDRFRTLPMSASAVLVGRTNSDLVLNGISMAIMMLTGLAVGWRVNSSPLEFLAGIALLLLFSYAFSWVMALLGMSVKTPEVINNASFMILFPLTFISNAFVPSDTLPLVLRVFAEWNPVSSLVQAARELFGNVGSAPVPDIWTMQHPIVTVLIGIAVMLVVFVPWSVNKYTRISSK, encoded by the coding sequence ATGACCGCCACCACACCGGCCACGGCACTCGGCCGGCAGCTGCCCGTCGTCGTCACCTCGCCCGCGGCGGTCTGGTTCGAGGACGGCTGGACGGTCACGAAGCGGAACCTCATCAAGATCAAGCGGTCGCCGGACATGCTCGTGTTCGCGGTGCTGCAGCCGATCATGTTCGTCCTGCTCTTCAGCCAGGTCTACGGCGGCGCGATCCAGGTGCAGGGGACCGACTACACGCAGTTCCTGATGGCGGGGATCTTCGCCCAGACGGTCGTGTTCGGCGCGACGTTCTCCGGCTCGGCGATGGCGCAGGACCTCAAGGAAGGGCTGATCGACCGGTTCCGCACGCTCCCGATGTCGGCGTCCGCGGTGCTCGTCGGCCGGACGAACTCCGACCTGGTGCTGAACGGGATCTCGATGGCGATCATGATGCTCACCGGGCTCGCGGTCGGGTGGCGGGTGAACTCGTCGCCGCTCGAGTTCCTCGCCGGCATCGCACTGCTGCTGCTCTTCAGCTACGCGTTCAGCTGGGTGATGGCGCTGCTGGGCATGAGCGTCAAGACGCCCGAGGTGATCAACAACGCCTCGTTCATGATCCTGTTCCCGTTGACGTTCATCTCCAACGCCTTCGTCCCGAGCGACACGCTGCCGCTCGTGCTGCGGGTCTTCGCGGAGTGGAACCCGGTGTCGTCGCTCGTGCAGGCCGCCCGCGAGCTGTTCGGCAACGTCGGCTCGGCACCGGTTCCGGACATCTGGACGATGCAGCACCCGATCGTGACGGTGCTGATCGGGATCGCGGTGATGCTGGTGGTGTTCGTGCCGTGGTCGGTGAACAAGTACACGCGCATCAGTTCGAAGTAG
- a CDS encoding response regulator transcription factor, translating into MTDDPTAQPQAAPLTVAIVDDHSIFRAGVRAGLPPRLLVVGEAATVDEAVDLVAATRPRVVLLDVHLPGGAGGGGAEVIARAAPGHPDTRFLALSVSDAADDVVRVIRAGARGYITKSSSEADVAEAIDRVAEGDAVFSPRLAGFVLDAFGAVSGETAQVDTELDRLSAREQEVMRLIARGYAYKEVAADLFISVKTVETHVSKVLRKLQLSNRHELTAWALQRKLL; encoded by the coding sequence GTGACCGACGACCCCACCGCGCAGCCGCAGGCCGCACCGCTCACCGTCGCCATCGTGGACGACCACTCCATCTTCCGGGCCGGCGTGCGCGCCGGGCTGCCGCCGCGCCTCCTGGTCGTCGGTGAGGCCGCGACCGTCGACGAGGCCGTCGACCTCGTCGCCGCGACCCGACCGCGCGTCGTCCTGCTCGACGTCCACCTGCCCGGCGGTGCGGGCGGTGGTGGCGCCGAGGTGATCGCACGCGCCGCCCCGGGCCACCCGGACACCCGGTTCCTCGCGCTGAGCGTCTCGGACGCGGCGGACGACGTGGTGCGGGTGATCCGGGCGGGAGCGCGCGGGTACATCACCAAGAGCTCGTCGGAGGCCGACGTCGCCGAGGCGATCGACCGCGTGGCCGAGGGTGACGCGGTGTTCTCGCCGCGGCTGGCCGGTTTCGTGCTCGACGCGTTCGGCGCGGTGAGCGGCGAGACCGCGCAGGTCGACACGGAACTCGACCGCCTGTCCGCGCGCGAGCAAGAGGTGATGCGGCTCATCGCCCGCGGGTACGCCTACAAGGAGGTCGCCGCGGACCTGTTCATCTCGGTGAAGACCGTCGAGACGCACGTGTCGAAGGTCCTGCGGAAGCTGCAGCTGTCGAACCGGCACGAGCTCACGGCGTGGGCGCTCCAGCGGAAGCTCCTCTGA
- a CDS encoding amino acid transporter, whose product MLHGADQGASHQGPHQVEVEKTHSWWRVMCLTGVDYFSTLGYQPAIAALAAGLLSPIATIVLVLVTLFGALPVYRRVAQDSFRGAGSIMMLEKLLPWWAGKLFVLVLLGFAVTDFMITMTLSAADATAHIAENPFTPHWFTEIPVPLTLALLLLLGVVFLRGFKEAIGIAVALVAVYLLLNAVVVGVSLWHVFENPMVASDWWSGLTAQHSNPLVMIGIALIVFPKLALGLSGFETGVAVMPQVRGDASDDTSARPEGRIRGTKRLLTVAAVIMSSFLITSSIVTTFLIPQHEFQPGGGANGRALAYLAHEYLGGVFGSVYDFSTVAILWFAGASAMAGLLNLVPRFLPRYGMAPQWARATRPLVIIFTLIAFVITIIFQANVDAQGGAYATGVLVLITSAAVAVTLSARRKQQKKRTIGFGIIAVVFVYTTVANVIERPDGVRIAAIFIIAIVVVSLVSRVRRSFELRASSIELDATARQFIEADTDQFSSVCIIANEPGAGTAEAYRSKGREERRDSGIPARVPTMFLEVLPADSSDFEEDLVVEGHVIHGHRVLKVRSGNVPNTIASTLLAIRDIAGVVPSIYFEWNEGSPIRNAIRFVFTGVGDVAPVTREVLREAEPDVNRRPSVHVS is encoded by the coding sequence ATGCTGCACGGGGCCGACCAGGGCGCCTCGCACCAGGGCCCGCACCAGGTCGAAGTGGAGAAGACCCACTCGTGGTGGCGCGTCATGTGCCTCACGGGCGTCGACTACTTCTCGACGCTCGGGTACCAGCCCGCGATCGCCGCGCTCGCCGCCGGGCTCCTGTCGCCGATCGCGACGATCGTGCTCGTGCTCGTCACGCTGTTCGGCGCCCTGCCGGTGTACCGCCGGGTCGCGCAGGACAGCTTCCGGGGCGCCGGCTCGATCATGATGCTCGAGAAGCTCCTGCCCTGGTGGGCCGGCAAGCTCTTCGTGCTCGTGCTCCTCGGGTTCGCGGTGACGGACTTCATGATCACGATGACGCTGTCCGCGGCGGACGCGACGGCGCACATCGCGGAGAACCCCTTCACGCCGCACTGGTTCACCGAGATCCCGGTGCCGCTCACGCTCGCGCTGCTGCTCCTGCTCGGGGTGGTGTTCCTCCGCGGCTTCAAGGAGGCGATCGGCATCGCGGTCGCGCTCGTCGCGGTGTACCTGCTGCTCAACGCGGTCGTCGTCGGGGTGTCCCTGTGGCACGTGTTCGAGAACCCGATGGTGGCGAGCGACTGGTGGAGCGGCCTCACCGCGCAGCACAGCAACCCGCTCGTGATGATCGGCATCGCCCTCATCGTCTTCCCGAAGCTCGCGCTGGGCCTGTCCGGCTTCGAGACCGGCGTCGCGGTGATGCCGCAGGTGCGCGGCGACGCGTCCGACGACACGAGCGCCCGACCCGAGGGGCGGATCCGCGGGACGAAGCGCCTGCTCACCGTCGCCGCGGTCATCATGAGCTCGTTCCTCATCACCTCGTCGATCGTCACCACCTTCCTCATCCCGCAGCACGAGTTCCAGCCGGGCGGCGGCGCGAACGGCCGGGCGCTGGCGTACCTGGCGCACGAGTACCTCGGCGGCGTGTTCGGCTCCGTGTACGACTTCTCGACGGTCGCGATCCTGTGGTTCGCCGGTGCGAGTGCGATGGCGGGTCTGCTCAACCTCGTGCCCCGGTTCCTGCCCCGCTACGGCATGGCGCCGCAGTGGGCGCGGGCGACCCGGCCGCTTGTCATCATCTTCACGCTCATCGCCTTCGTGATCACGATCATCTTCCAGGCGAACGTCGACGCGCAGGGCGGCGCCTACGCCACGGGCGTGCTCGTCCTCATCACGAGCGCCGCGGTCGCGGTGACCCTGTCGGCCCGACGGAAGCAGCAGAAGAAGCGCACGATCGGGTTCGGCATCATCGCCGTGGTCTTCGTGTACACGACCGTCGCGAACGTCATCGAGCGGCCGGACGGCGTCCGCATCGCCGCGATCTTCATCATCGCGATCGTGGTGGTCTCGCTGGTCTCCCGGGTCCGCCGGTCGTTCGAGCTCCGTGCGTCGTCGATCGAGCTCGACGCCACCGCCCGGCAGTTCATCGAGGCCGACACCGACCAGTTCAGCTCGGTCTGCATCATCGCGAACGAACCGGGTGCCGGCACGGCCGAGGCGTACCGGTCGAAGGGGCGCGAGGAACGCCGCGACTCCGGCATCCCCGCCCGCGTGCCGACGATGTTCCTCGAGGTCCTGCCCGCCGACTCCTCCGACTTCGAGGAGGACCTCGTCGTCGAGGGCCACGTCATCCACGGGCACCGCGTGCTCAAGGTCCGGTCGGGCAACGTGCCGAACACGATCGCGTCGACGCTCCTCGCGATCCGGGACATCGCCGGCGTCGTCCCGAGCATCTACTTCGAGTGGAACGAGGGCAGCCCGATCCGCAACGCCATCCGCTTCGTGTTCACCGGCGTCGGTGACGTCGCGCCCGTGACGCGCGAGGTGCTGCGCGAGGCGGAGCCCGACGTGAACCGCCGACCGAGCGTCCACGTGTCGTGA